The nucleotide sequence AAACCTTCCAGGCCATCCGGATGGCAGTGAACCGCGAACAGGAGGAACTGGCGCATCTGCTCTCGGAAATCCCCTCCACCATGGCCCAAGGGGGCCGACTGGCCTTGATCAGCTTTCATTCCCTGGAAGACCGGATGGTCAAACAGGCCATGCGCCGTTGGCAGGAACCCTGCGAATGCCCGCGCGATTTTCCCCACTGTGTTTGCGGTAAGCAATCCCTGGGTCACCAGCTCACCCCCAGGCCTCTTACGCCGTCAACCGAGGAGCTTGAACGCAATGCCAGGGCCAGAAGCGCGAAACTTCGGGTTTTTGAGTTCAGTGGGGGGACGCCATGACTTATTATGACGATGGCA is from Deltaproteobacteria bacterium and encodes:
- the mraW gene encoding 16S rRNA (cytosine(1402)-N(4))-methyltransferase, yielding TFQAIRMAVNREQEELAHLLSEIPSTMAQGGRLALISFHSLEDRMVKQAMRRWQEPCECPRDFPHCVCGKQSLGHQLTPRPLTPSTEELERNARARSAKLRVFEFSGGTP